One genomic window of Micromonospora sp. WMMD1128 includes the following:
- a CDS encoding PQQ-dependent sugar dehydrogenase translates to MSPRLTYPRFLRPRTALAASGAALLLAVAGCSLGEPEPDPAGEPPNLPTPSGAASSGGANQQVVATVLAKGLAVPWAIAFLPDGAALVTERDSGRILQVGPESGPDGLAVRPVQTVPGVAAGGEGGLLGIAVSPGYARDRTVFVYYTAEDDNRIAKLQLGQAPTPILTGIPKAGNHDGGGLGFGPDGFLYASTGDAGRTENAQDPKSLGGKILRITPAGKPAPGNPTAGSPVWSSGHRNVQGFAWMPDKRMYAVEFGQNTWDEINQINKGGNYGWPQVEGRGEDARYVNPIVQWRTGDASCSGLAAVERLLVTACLRGQRLWLVELADNGTVLGQPRELLTGRYGRLRAATAAPDGSIWVSTSNRDGRGKPAADDDRLLRLVFADGGAGRS, encoded by the coding sequence GTGAGCCCGCGTCTGACGTACCCTCGCTTCCTCCGCCCCCGGACGGCGCTGGCGGCGTCCGGCGCGGCGCTGCTGCTGGCCGTTGCCGGCTGCTCCCTCGGCGAGCCCGAGCCGGACCCGGCCGGCGAGCCGCCCAACCTGCCGACGCCGTCGGGCGCGGCCAGTTCCGGCGGGGCCAACCAGCAGGTCGTGGCGACGGTGCTGGCGAAAGGGCTGGCGGTGCCGTGGGCGATCGCGTTCCTGCCCGACGGCGCGGCGCTCGTCACCGAGCGCGACAGCGGGCGGATCCTCCAGGTCGGCCCGGAGTCCGGGCCGGACGGGCTCGCCGTGCGGCCGGTGCAGACGGTGCCCGGGGTGGCCGCCGGCGGTGAGGGCGGTCTGCTCGGCATCGCCGTGTCCCCCGGATACGCCCGGGACCGCACGGTGTTCGTCTACTACACGGCCGAGGACGACAACCGGATCGCCAAGCTGCAACTCGGCCAGGCGCCGACGCCGATCCTCACCGGCATCCCCAAGGCCGGCAACCACGACGGCGGCGGGTTGGGTTTCGGCCCGGACGGTTTCCTCTACGCGAGCACCGGGGACGCCGGGCGCACCGAGAACGCCCAGGACCCGAAGAGCCTCGGCGGCAAGATCCTGCGGATCACCCCGGCCGGGAAGCCGGCCCCGGGCAACCCGACCGCCGGTTCCCCGGTGTGGTCGTCGGGGCACCGCAACGTGCAGGGTTTCGCCTGGATGCCGGACAAGCGGATGTACGCCGTGGAGTTCGGCCAGAACACCTGGGACGAGATCAACCAGATCAACAAGGGCGGCAACTACGGCTGGCCGCAGGTCGAGGGACGCGGCGAGGACGCGCGCTACGTGAACCCGATCGTGCAGTGGCGCACCGGTGACGCCTCCTGCTCCGGCCTGGCCGCGGTGGAGCGGTTGCTTGTCACCGCCTGCCTGCGCGGTCAGCGGCTGTGGCTGGTCGAGCTGGCCGACAACGGGACCGTCCTCGGCCAGCCGCGTGAGCTGCTCACCGGCCGGTACGGTCGGCTGCGTGCCGCGACCGCGGCGCCGGACGGTTCGATCTGGGTCAGCACCTCGAACCGGGACGGCCGGGGCAAGCCGGCGGCCGATGACGACCGGCTCCTGCGCCTGGTCTTCGCCGACGGCGGCGCGGGCCGGAGCTGA